The Gossypium arboreum isolate Shixiya-1 chromosome 2, ASM2569848v2, whole genome shotgun sequence region ttagcacacgggcgtgtgccttggccgagTGACCCTAATtcgttgatgatgtcataaattgagagttacacgggctgagggcaCGGGCGTGTTCGACCACACGGcatacccacacgggtgtgtgaccctccaaagcatgaaatttttctaagtgttgtaacaATTTTGAAAGTTCTCGCTTTAGTTccaaaccactcccaatgtatgttttgggcctcgtaggctcgtttaagggacgatACGATTGattgtgaattttttaatttggacaaaaatttatgTCTCGGTTCTGCATGATTTCTTgtgtataagtttggtaatgccttgtaccctatccCGACTtcgaatacgggtaaagggtgttactcGAAATTAGGCTATTCCATGACAATTAGTTCATACCAAAATCAAGTCTTATACATGACAATTAACCACATACAACCAATGTACCCATAGATACCTCAAGTGACAATTTATTTTCTTATCAATCTTAAACTCATATTTGCctagataccaatttcacatttatGCATATTATATCAAATATGCTAACTAACTTCAATCATCAATATGCCAATACGATTTTTATCaatcaaccatttcaaacacataccATGAGATGGACTTTTATACATAAACACCAAAAcatatttgtaacgccccaagaattcgaagtatttatttttgtatggttGTGTTGCACACAATTGCATGTCTGTTTGggtggttaagtgtcttgggaagagtttgagaagtcttaggttcaagccttggcttgagcaaaagtttttgtttttaaatgaataaCCTTGTCTTTAGTTAgaaggcttttaaataaatgagggtattttatgtcagaaagggtctgctggtctaggggataggTGGCATGTTGTTGTTCCCTGAAGTTTGAGGTTCGAGTCCTGCTTTGAGCAATgggagtgttttattttattgCTGATGTCGTGGAAGAGTTATGTTTGAGCGAAACACTACAGTGTTTACAGTGTTTGAGTGAAATTTGAATTAAGTGGTGGAGGGTTTTGGGGAGGAAATTATGGGAAGTTGAAGTGAGAGGGAATGTTAGTGTCGAATTTGAATTCTGGGCACTCAAGAATTTCGGCTGAGGTTGGTTGTTCTCTCCAGTTTTCGGTTTCTGGCAATTTTGGTTTTCACTTTTGGTGGTCGAGTTGTGCTAGGGGTTCTTGCTTGTATCTCTCGTTCTCATTTTTGTTTCGACTTGGTTTTTCCCTACAATTCTTTTCATTTACCGATTCCCTATTTTTTCCTCTACTCTTCTATTAGGTGTGCCTTTCCTTTTGCCTTTGGCCGAATACCTTCTCCTTTCTCTATCGGTTTTTGCTTTGGCCGAATACTCCCTCTTTTTCCCTCTCTTAATTCATTCGATTTTTAGCAAATTCCCCTCTCTTTATCTTATTTTGTTGTGGCTGAATACCTTCTGTCCCTGTAGCCGAACCTTGCCTGCTCTCCATCCATCTAATCCTCTCCTTCATTGTCGAATCTCTTCCTCCCTTTCTTATTTGTTGTGTTCCTTTCAATTTCTAGAACTTTTTAAGAAGTGAAGGATTATTCACTGGTATTGAAGCGATCGAAACCTCTCTCTCTTCAATCGATCAAAGGTAACTTTGTCCGTAGTTATCACGTGTTCAACTCTGGTGCTTTGGCTTACTTTTTTGCATGTAGGCGACTGCCTCATTCCCCTATCTTTGGTTCTGTGTTTTCTGTAAGTTGGCATGCGTTTGTTTCAAGCTATGTGTATGAGCaataattgtaacagcccgatttaaggccaaaacgaaatagtggttttgaaaccacgaatccaaggttgaaagaaattattttgattaagttttagtgtttatattatgatttcataattgtgtgaaaatttcgttgcgaaattttatcgattgggtgtttaatttgatatttaggactaaattgaaataggtaaaaaaatgtgttctagttcataaagtacttgattgaaatgggggttttaagtagaggtccttaaatggaattagaccattatactttatatggacaaaaattaggacatggatggaattttaagaaagtttagtagtaagggcattttggtcatttgcatattaaatgaaataaaatgggaaaaataacacaaaaatgtgttcatcttcattcaagtttggccgaaacttacatgttcaccatagctagggtttttcccaagctttcaagctcaatagtaagtgcattcaagccccgtttttaatgttctttaccttttttaaatcctcgtagctcggtctacctatttctaccattatttcgagctagggtttatgtttaaaattttacccatgaatgatatgcatgtattttgatgtttaatagtagaatatgaatgtttgaagttaggagaacgatcttttctaagcgatttttagtgaaaacgagcaaaacggcaaaatcggtaaaaatacctattgttcataactatgtgttagagtgagaatttgatgttgtcatagaagggaaaaatgatcagcatgtcataaaacataataataagggctgaaattaaattcccgagcctaggggcaaaatcctaattttgaaaaagttagggggcaaaaatgtaatttttccataatgtgatttttggattgaaataaatagtatgagtgttaaatgagctaaatgtgttgttatagatcaagaaaggcgtggaatcaatCTCGAatgggggaaggaaaaggttttggactaaattgcaaaatttctatattttgcaccgaggtaagtttgtatgtaaataatacattaacttcatttacatttttatatttcagcctattatatgtattttagataattttgaaacataaatcgactattggaggaatggaaataagtaatagagagagaaatcccagttgaacattcggaaagattgaataatattgatggagcgtagctaggtcacatgtatggtgttgagtgcacatcatgtgtacaagagagctacgagatactatgtggtagctaggtcacatgtgtgatacaggatgtatcccatgtagacaagagagctacgggagagataaatgtagctaggccgcatgtgtgattccaagtgaaggacaccatgtagacaagagagctacgagataaattggctaggtcacatgggtggtactaagtgttcaccatgtgtacaagagagccgaattatatgaaatatgatagtggggcagtgtgctgaaaccatcaagtatcgaggattgatccgaattgttcaacgggataattttacagtggcattgtaatcatggacttatacttgtgatgtatgaaatgtggtgaaaatgaattgtgatatgtatgctaagtgaggttaatacaaagaaagtgtgaaagagtgaatttgcaatAATCTTGTTTTTGGACGAGAGCagtgacgtgactttgaaaaatcaccaaaaatagtataaatttaattagaggtttaatgagatatgaaattaaatctcaatgagtctattttcatataaaagaaacagagcaagcaaagaaaCTCTATATTTTgggatatttatatttgtgtgtgagttgttcagattgactatgtgatcccctgttctaactttgataaatcattaaaaattttacaaaaaataatgaagaaatatagtttatatgtatagattccttattgagtctagttttaaatgaaacatgtttcatggctatttgaattgtgtactgggatAAATTCAacttgtagtgaacagaggtcagatcagtcaagctgtataacaggggaaactttaactaataaactgtacgaattggctaaaccaaaaattctagaaacaaattagtaagaatttatatgagtctagttttaggaaaattttacggatttgaattttgagttttgtaactcgagttatgatttatttagtgaacatgacgcaggagagacagctcaatcaaagtggagtaaatattgaaattaaaagtagatacacttgagttaatgtgtaaacatattagattctttaattattatttatatacttacttactaagctatataagcttactttcttttctctcttttgtcttatagtgtcatccggcattgctcgggagttaaggatcgctgaagatctgccacactatcaatacttttgggtttttgaactaaacatttcttttgaattatggcatgtatagtaggcttcgttattttgttacgtgtcataattgcctaggtttaaaatattggttacattatttaacaaaattattttgtataagccattgaagttggctaatattgttcaagacatatgttataatgatacattatctatttggatgacatatttctatttcaGTTTCGTTTAATGATACATATTATGAGCTagaatacctcgtaccctgtttcgatgtggaacacgggtaaggggcatTACAATAATGGTTAATAGAATTCTGTTGTAATGCAGATATTTGCCAAGGATCTTGTAATCAATCTTTGTCAGTGGTTTAAGTGGGCTAAGCCATATTCGTTCAATCAAGGTaagtaataattaatattttgggaTAAGTGTTAAGAGGGGTTGTTTAACCCTATTGTCAAATGATTAATAGAGCGTCTTGATTGAATATAGGTTTTGGTGCTCATGAGCTATTTGGACATTTTCGTAAACAAGGTGTGTACAAACTCAACTCCGACTATAGAAATCAGTAAAAAGCCGGAATGAGTGAATGTCGATGCCACAGGGCATGCTCACGGCCGTGTAGGTGGGCTATGTGATTAAAGATAGGCATATTGTTGACATGGCCGCCTATGAGCAATTTCGTGGGCTGAGGCTGTATTGGGCCATAATGGGCAGAATTGGGCCGTGTGCgccccacgggcatgtgggcccacacgggtaaaccaaaCGGACTAGTGGAAGttattgggccaggctatgtaatATATATGGCCAAGACCATTattggccgtgtgggccacatgggcatgtgggcccatacgggcCTGCAATATGGGTCTTGGgctcattttcactgtttgactgttaaggttgcacgggttgcccaagacaactgtggacctactgttgggtcggtaagtttacctagacccTCTAATTGATAAAATGGctgttatacccctatgtgataaaatgactgttttgcccctatgtggTGTATGATTGTAATTAAACATGCCATTTTAGACGTATTgagtacatgtatgatattatgacatgacatgatacGATGCATGATCTGTTGTATGGGGttgggttttattatgattggagaaaGTGTACTTTACTGGCAGTTCTACTGCAaacactgtttagtgccgcaaccgataCTATTTGGAGTAtagggatggatgggttgattatatccccacatggagtgcagggttggtcagagatggagtgtagaggctggctgggtaggatctcttgattgcatatctgtactatTACTGTCACTaagatgggctcaggcccaaactgatactgatattgtaatgggctaaggccctaactgagactGAACCATTACTGAATTGGgattaggcccagactgtatatgCACACTGTTTGTTTATTTGTTATgtgattacacactgagttttcataactcacccatctgtttatctatACAGGAAATCCCCAGTCTTAGGCaaatcggtgctgcgagggacttaaATGTGGCTATTCAACCGCACATACtttcatatttgatttttaaattataagtaattttattttgggtatttttctATAATAAGTCCTTTatggatttttactttaatttaggattttatttattttgatttataactgctagtagTAGGGAAAGACgcgagttttcaaaaagataaatgcttttaaaaaaaataccacGTATACACAATCTGTTTTAGGAGCTTCCGCAAGAAATAACGTTTTAAAAATTAATGacgttttaatatgattaactttttGACAAACTtacattttgaaaatgaacgaGACATCCTAAAATCATCGTTAAGATtacaaagaggttaaatatagaacgggtttttaaatgatatctcactttacgaaaaacacttcaatgtgacatcgccagattcggccataacgtccagaccaggtttggggtgttacaatattcatcactagccattccaatgactaGTCATAACCAATCATTTACATGTCATCATTGGTCAAATTATAACTAGAATCAAATAATCCAAAATTACTGATAGAACCAATGGATAGTATGATATAtctctgacaagcttccaacctaATCCAGCTTCTGATAATCCCAATACTCATGAAGCtatattcatcaattcacaaggtGAATAAATCTACAATATTACTTATACATATTATCCCAAgcttagtaaaattttaaatatctttaATTCTTCCaagtttctttattttcatttgtaTTTCTTTACTTTCCACACTTATTCCAATGCATGACATGCAAgtcataaacatatcattcaaccatggtaacaagctagtgcatttagcCAAAGTCTTTTTCGAATTGATCACATGATAagtcatttcataagaaattgaataatttagACTTTATCACTCTTTCATGAGCACTAATGTATTTTCACTTAAATACTTACCATTCCAATGcttcatataaataaacatatcacCATTCGACCAATAGCTTGGCATTTGTCTAAGTATCAAGCAACAACACTAGTTTGCGTACTTGTACACATTACATATAATTTCAACATTGATAAACTTATTTTCCCGATAGCTTACACTTGAGTTTGTTATGCATCACAACATACATAATTTTCTCAtataaacataataaagataatcacatatttacatgtcataaTACATATCATTCTTTTGtcgtttcttcataaacatatatcattcatttcattaaatcaatatttcatgtaccatcatttccatgtatttcaggTATATACCgataataattcatttcaaactCATGTTATCTCATATCAAAACTTTGCCCGTTGGATCATTTAAATATTAATGGGTACACTTATTTCAGATCAATATCAATAATAACCATAAGTCTTTCAACATTAATTACATATGTCACTTACCAAtttttgtcaaattagagaacgtcttacagatttgagtacatcgttttCTTTATGCCATattccaactatggtcttacacttgtATTGTCATGGCCCAGCCATGGTCTTCCTCACGTagtgccatatcctagatatggtcttatcatcttcatgatgccatagcccagctattgTCTTACACATACACAGACTAGCGTGAGTAAAAAGAATTACGAAAATCaatgttagttaaaatttaatttagtggTAGGCCTGAATTAATGAGAATAACAATAATTTTTAATGTGGTATAGACTGTAGGCGAAGGATCCAAAAGCATTTCATTAATGGTTGGGATTGGATGTCAAGGGAAGAGAGCAAAAGCAGGTGGTAGAAGATGCCACTAATGCTTTAAGAAAACAAGACAATGGCCTTTTCTTCTCTAACAAATGCCTACTATCTCTTATTCTTCCCTCATCTTCCACTTTCTTTTTTCAAACTTTTTTGTCCTCTCCCCATTTTTCTTCACTTTCTTCTTTTGCTCCTTTTTCTTCCTAATTATTCCACTATTTCTACATCAGTTAGGTTTCAAGTTGAAACAAAACTATTAGCAACAACAAATCTATTGTCAATTTGCTAGTTATGAATGATACAGTTTTGGGTAAACTGTTGTTAATGGTGTAACAACAATCTGATGTGGCCCGTTATTTCATCATATCaaactaaaattttaggtcaatttgcacaactagtccctatactttttttttgaacaatttaacttttttctttaaatttatttattttccttctCTTCTTCTTCCCCTTTATTTTTCTATCTTTTCATATTCTTCATTGCAAAAACATAATCTTTACCCACCAAGTAAACCAAGCGTTTGTTTCTTTCACATGATTCCTAAATTGAATTTTAATCAAAACTGAATGTCAATCATTCTTAATCAAATCTCGATTTGAAAATAACCTAATTTTGAAACTAAAAATAGATATAACTAACCAATATAAAAAAAACatatccttaatcaaatctaaacataaattgaattatttatatTCAGAATAGTTTTTTTCCTTTTCCAAAATTCGACAGAATTGTGTGGAttattcctttccttttcttttattttctgatgaataaaattaagaaaacaaTAAATTGATTTAAACCATCTTGGACATTCCTAAGCAAGCTTGATTTGAAGTTGAGCATGGATGAACCGATGAGAGAAAGGGAGCATGGAACCAAACCAGTTTGGGTAAAGGTGAGGGTAAGTTTCGTATGGTGATTGTTTATCATATTCTTTAACTCAGGCATTATCTTTGTCATATTCTTCATATTTTACCAACAACAGAAAACTTTTCTAAAAGAAACTCCAAGAAGGACAAAAATAGATGAAAAGTACAGGCCACAACAGATGAAGTAGAAAGGAAAATTGTGAAGATTATGAGGAAAAACATGTAATTTTTCTTTAATCCCACAAGAAGAAGTTGGATGAAAGTGATGATTAGAGGAAAAGGAAAAGAATCCTAAGATAAAGTGGTTACTGAAAACGGTGCACAAGAGTCTAAGATATTGACCCTTCCCCTGATTCCCAACCCTGAATTGGGGCTGTGAGTGACCACAAAGTCCATCATCTACCCATGAAATTTGTACTTTGTTTGTTGATGAAAGGAGCACTCACCACCTTCAAATATTTGCTCAAACCTTTCATTTTAGTTTATGTCTGACatgatgatttaaataaaaaataaatatgtgaTTTAAACTTGAAATCACTAAAACTCCCttcaacatctcaaatcaataataTTTATCCTTATTTAAAAAGATAATATTGTTACAAacttaagaaaaaaaaagagaggaagaatttATGTGTAAAAGATATTATATAACCTATTTATAATAGAAATTAGATGCACAAATAAAGAAAGATATGCTATAATATAATATGATATGAATGGTACTAATAAATTAGAtacaaataaaggaaaatatgataTGATATACATTAATTATGTAAGATATCACATTAACAAATACCAATTAATTGTTGAAATAGTATTAATTTAGAAATTAATGATGACCGGGGAAAGTGTATATGATGGGTCCCTTCATTTTTGGATCATCCATAATTTCCACATGCAATGGGACTCGCTTGTGAAACAAGGCAACGAGACTGCtttattggaaaaaaaaaaaaaaaaaatagaaaagtgCCCTTAAAACCACGTCTCGATAGCCCTCTAAAACTCTTTCTTTCGTAGAGaccaatttcatcaaaatcaatTTCACTTTTCAGTCTTTCAAAGTCTTTGATGTACCAAATTACGTAACATCACCGCTAGTTCTTTCAAACTTATTCTTTATTTCCACATCttccccaaattaaaaatatCTAACCTCTTCATTCATTTTAGCTAAAAGCTTTGGGAGTTCCATCAGCAGGATTAGGCAGCATGTCGATGAAAACACACCGGTGGATCAATCCTCACCAAATTCTATCATCACTAACCATTTTCTTTGTCATTACCATCTTTGTATATCCCATCAACAGCTTGGAATCAAGGAGGCTTGATGACAGCACTGTTCCAGGTGATCAAGGCGTCAAGTGTACCCCATCATGTATACAAAGTCCTCCACCACCCTCACTGCCGCCACCATGCCCTCCACCACCATCACCCCCAGCACTGCCTCCACCTAGACCGAAAAAGCCGCCAACCCAATACTGTCCACCACCACCAATACTGCCTAGTCCATCATCCtttatatacatacccgattcaCCAGGGAATGTGTACTCAATTGACCAAAATTTTGGCGGTGCAAACCGGAATGTCGCTGTGGGGTTATTGGGTCTGGTTTGTGGATTTTCTCTCCTTCTCACTTTTTGAAGTTTGTAAGGTTCTAGGATCTTGTGCAAGAAGTTGGATATATTAAGTACAAATTCCTTTTCTTTGGACAAGAATATAATTTTGTCCAAACAGAAAGTTTTAGGACCTGCAGTAGTTATTGCACTTGCTGTTTCATGATATTGTTCAATAACAAAACTTTGGAAACTTAACTTTTATCTATAAATTACCTGATTTTGAATGGCTGTTCATTTTTCTGCTTCGATAAACGTCTTCTTACTTTGTTATTTAAGTTTGGttgattaatatttttttataagcgAAACGAGATTATTAGTGAGATTTGAATGGGTGATGGGATTCCGAGCAAAGCAGTCCAGCAGGCAGCGGTTGCCGTTcagaaataaattaaaaagaaaaaaggaaccAATTTAGGCCCAGTGTTAGTTGGGTGGTGACGACGCTCTTACGTTGGTGTTTAGTTGGACACATGTGGCCTGTGGTAACCAACTGCGCTTATTTCATGGACCCCTACTTCTATGCTATTTTGCAGCCATTTTTCACTACCAAAATCAAGCACGCACTTACCTTTGAAGTTTGTGTTATTTAATGGTTTTCTAAATTTCATTTGTTTTGgcgaaataatttaatataatttttataaataaaaaattatgagtAGATACAGTCCTACAATCTATAATAATTAACTATattcatttaataattttaatttaatatatttatgtatttaaattttattttatttatattttaatttaaacattttatttaatattgtaaatatttaatgtattattattaatttatttgaataatatattttattatttattatatatatttttcaaatataaatttatatattaaatatatagttTTTACAAGTATACATGTACAATAAagtttctaattttaaaattttactggaTAGATTTTCTTCAAAGTTGAGCTACTCGAAAGTATTTAGAGATAAAcagtaaaattaaaatgaaattgtgataaaaaataaatttatgaatattaaactatttaaaaactaaaatatcatttttTATATAATAGTTCTGATTTTTAAAAAGAGTAAATACCTATATAATATTCATAAAAAac contains the following coding sequences:
- the LOC128284622 gene encoding uncharacterized protein LOC128284622, whose amino-acid sequence is MSMKTHRWINPHQILSSLTIFFVITIFVYPINSLESRRLDDSTVPGDQGVKCTPSCIQSPPPPSLPPPCPPPPSPPALPPPRPKKPPTQYCPPPPILPSPSSFIYIPDSPGNVYSIDQNFGGANRNVAVGLLGLKVLGPAVVIALAVS